In a genomic window of Diadema setosum chromosome 3, eeDiaSeto1, whole genome shotgun sequence:
- the LOC140246982 gene encoding uncharacterized protein yields MAFHLNTGHQRSLSGFQNRTDDVFGSLAGLEKDYDKAVLERGPDEFIEERDSEQKDFKTPEIPHHRSGRSRKDHRDTRERILPSWKQRGGRGSITSRQGRGRRQREPDHKLHPERWTEYSLEDTDLSGESANKRAAIDFLKEIRERKAKEQRSEVWDADLYCDKIQFKKPVEKAKDEQEAESMKAMCGDVHKMPEYVIGQKKVRLPKKTAASSTVTGAGSADCVALGHLGEEESVDQSEKTVRKLDQSEEKTTKESSPSMGDKDAPRSDMNASSLGGENVSFQKKGKGKRKIRERKSYDDED; encoded by the coding sequence ATGGCATTTCACTTGAACACTGGTCACCAGCGGTCACTCAGTGGCTTCCAGAATCGTACGGACGATGTTTTCGGATCTCTAGCAGGCTTGGAGAAAGACTATGACAAGGCTGTTCTAGAGAGGGGTCCAGATGAATTTATAGAAGAGAGGGACAGTGAACAAAAAGACTTCAAAACACCAGAAATTCCCCATCACCGGAGTGGTAGATCCCGGAAGGATCATAGAGACACACGCGAGAGGATTCTACCAAGTTGGAAGCAGAGGGGAGGAAGAGGCTCAATTACATCTAGGCAGGGACGTGGCAGGAGGCAAAGGGAACCAGACCACAAGCTCCATCCAGAGAGATGGACGGAGTATAGCCTGGAGGACACTGACCTCTCTGGGGAGTCGGCCAACAAGAGGGCTGCTATAGACTTCCTCAAGGAAATTCGAGAGAGGAAGGCAAAAGAACAGCGCAGTGAGGTATGGGATGCTGATTTGTACTGCGACAAAATTCAGTTCAAAAAGCCTGTGGAGAAGGCTAAGGATGAACAGGAAGCTGAGAGCATGAAAGCAATGTGTGGTGATGTGCACAAAATGCCGGAATACGTCATTGGACAGAAAAAGGTGCGGCTGCCTAAGAAGACTGCTGCTTCTTCCACTGTCACGGGAGCTGGAAGTGCAGATTGTGTGGCTTTAGGGCATCTCGGTGAGGAGGAGTctgttgaccaatcagagaAGACTGTGAGAAAACTTGACCAATCAGAAGAAAAGACCACAAAGGAAAGTTCACCCAGTATGGGAGACAAAGATGCTCCTAGGAGTGATATGAATGCTTCGAGTTTGGGAGGAGAAAATGTTAGTTTTCAGAAAAAgggaaagggaaagagaaaaatacgGGAGAGGAAGTcttatgatgatgaagactaA